From the genome of Brucella pseudogrignonensis, one region includes:
- a CDS encoding autotransporter domain-containing protein, with the protein MFSFKNGLKFLLLSTALMTPNFALAQNSPQVSSNLADAEYYANWGLDMINALPAYQKGFTGKGISVAVVDTGFDVNHPEFFGRISPFLYNFGNDQAPDNIFPERKSDGSLNGHGVHVAGTIGAGRNGFGMQGVAYDAMIMPLRGVEVASRRNDVSATDEAIVYAADHGAQILNGSYGPNTYPNPVINKRPNPNYQVLDYQLILSEPGELEQTYEAMKYAAEKDVVMVFAAGNSRQDQPGYATSIPSGNGMVPLITPDFIRSGKIRFIDYDNPDLNIEDPSTYTFLDPTGPDFDDMDFSELKGSLIAVVSVGPDGKMAPYSNECGEAAEWCLAAPGGAMTKRGDPNGIYSTWPAGDPTNDYQEYQYLQGTSMASPHVAGAAAVVRSAFPYLNARQTIETILTTATKEGFEDEAKFGQGLLNLGAAVDGPMAFRYTGVFDVDTKGYSSIWSNSISGIGNLTKRGEGILVLDGNSSYQGGTNIVGGVLEVNGSITSPTDVSEAGTIAGLGSVGELTLLDGGRVAPGSAFNPENSIGTLTVNGTFTQQSGSTYLAGLVAGNGQDAGVDQIFVHGAADLEDGSSLELVHQGFSSGAQAYSRSVLLSATDGVSGTYGKIAGSYVQDARFIDFALDYDANNVFLDTSRSAVAFADVANSQNQFSTAVALESQGSGGALYDHILFLTQQDARLAYDQLSGEAYASIQSTLINNSAYTRSAVYNNLVQAFASSAATGQSPENGGAPTFWGHGFGGWTNLSGDGSAARSKSSIGGFISGIDAQFFDNWRLGVLASYSQTNFRLNERMSSGKSDDYTIGTYAGTQTPVAQGMVAFRSGLSYTWHNIEMNRGISFADFDDRLSADYNAGSFQVFGEMGYKLPLTEKASFEPYVNFAYVSLKTDSFSETSTQGAGLNVEENSMSTTLSTFGFRATATLNEKVIPVKARADIGWRYAFGDDKPTSAANFAGSDGFIVGGASIGKDTALVAGGFDFKLSEAALLNVSYQGQFGSGLTQNGVDANLRVRF; encoded by the coding sequence ATGTTTTCTTTTAAAAATGGATTGAAATTTCTGCTGTTATCAACTGCGCTTATGACGCCGAATTTCGCTTTGGCGCAGAATTCGCCTCAAGTCTCCTCAAATCTAGCTGATGCCGAATATTATGCTAACTGGGGGCTTGATATGATCAACGCCTTACCAGCGTATCAGAAAGGCTTTACGGGCAAGGGTATAAGCGTCGCGGTTGTCGATACCGGATTTGATGTTAATCATCCTGAGTTTTTTGGTCGTATTTCACCTTTCTTGTACAACTTCGGCAACGATCAGGCCCCTGATAATATCTTCCCTGAGCGTAAATCTGACGGATCGCTGAACGGCCATGGTGTGCATGTTGCAGGGACAATTGGTGCTGGCCGCAATGGATTTGGTATGCAAGGTGTTGCCTATGATGCAATGATTATGCCTCTGCGCGGCGTTGAAGTCGCGAGCAGAAGAAACGATGTTTCTGCTACAGACGAGGCTATTGTTTACGCTGCGGACCATGGTGCCCAGATTTTAAACGGCAGCTATGGCCCCAATACCTACCCAAATCCGGTCATTAATAAACGGCCTAACCCCAACTATCAGGTTCTGGACTATCAGCTTATACTGTCTGAACCCGGTGAGCTTGAGCAAACGTATGAAGCTATGAAATATGCGGCTGAGAAAGACGTGGTCATGGTCTTTGCCGCTGGTAATAGTCGGCAGGATCAGCCGGGCTATGCTACGTCTATTCCGAGCGGCAATGGTATGGTTCCGCTGATCACCCCCGATTTCATCCGTAGCGGAAAAATCAGGTTTATCGACTACGATAACCCTGACTTAAATATAGAAGATCCATCCACTTATACGTTTCTCGACCCCACAGGCCCTGATTTCGATGATATGGATTTCTCCGAATTGAAAGGATCGCTTATTGCTGTTGTTTCCGTTGGGCCAGATGGGAAAATGGCACCATACAGCAATGAATGTGGTGAGGCGGCAGAGTGGTGTCTGGCCGCGCCCGGCGGGGCGATGACAAAAAGAGGGGATCCAAATGGCATCTATTCAACCTGGCCAGCTGGTGATCCGACCAATGACTACCAGGAATATCAATATTTACAAGGTACCTCGATGGCATCGCCGCATGTTGCCGGGGCCGCAGCCGTTGTGCGATCAGCATTTCCTTATCTGAACGCCCGTCAGACGATTGAAACAATCCTCACAACTGCCACCAAAGAAGGCTTTGAGGACGAGGCAAAGTTCGGTCAGGGGCTGCTGAACCTCGGTGCTGCTGTCGATGGCCCTATGGCTTTTCGGTATACCGGCGTTTTCGATGTCGATACGAAGGGCTATTCCTCAATCTGGTCGAATTCGATCTCTGGCATAGGCAATTTGACCAAGCGCGGTGAAGGCATTCTGGTTCTTGATGGTAATAGCAGCTATCAAGGCGGTACGAACATCGTCGGTGGTGTTCTTGAGGTGAATGGCAGCATCACGTCACCTACGGACGTTTCTGAAGCAGGCACGATTGCCGGTCTTGGATCTGTCGGTGAACTGACTTTGCTTGATGGTGGTAGGGTTGCGCCCGGCAGTGCGTTCAATCCTGAAAATTCCATTGGCACACTAACCGTTAATGGAACATTCACGCAGCAAAGCGGGTCAACCTATCTGGCTGGTTTGGTTGCAGGAAATGGGCAAGATGCTGGTGTCGATCAGATTTTCGTCCATGGTGCGGCTGATCTTGAGGATGGCAGCTCGCTCGAATTGGTACATCAAGGATTTTCTTCTGGCGCACAGGCATACTCGCGTTCCGTGTTGCTGAGCGCAACGGATGGCGTTAGCGGTACTTACGGCAAAATCGCTGGTTCGTATGTTCAAGACGCGCGTTTTATTGATTTTGCACTCGACTATGATGCGAATAATGTTTTCCTCGATACAAGCCGGTCGGCTGTCGCATTTGCGGATGTTGCAAACAGCCAAAATCAGTTCTCAACAGCTGTCGCATTGGAAAGTCAGGGGAGTGGTGGCGCGCTCTACGATCATATCCTGTTCCTGACGCAACAAGATGCCCGTCTGGCTTATGATCAACTGTCTGGTGAAGCCTATGCTTCCATTCAGTCAACTCTTATCAATAACAGCGCCTATACCCGCTCGGCAGTTTATAATAATCTTGTACAAGCTTTTGCCTCATCTGCTGCTACCGGCCAATCTCCGGAAAATGGCGGTGCACCGACATTTTGGGGACACGGATTTGGTGGATGGACGAACCTGTCTGGTGATGGCAGTGCCGCACGCTCAAAATCCAGCATTGGCGGCTTCATTTCCGGTATCGATGCGCAGTTTTTTGATAACTGGCGCCTCGGTGTACTGGCAAGCTACAGCCAGACAAATTTCCGTCTCAATGAACGCATGTCGTCCGGGAAAAGCGATGATTACACAATTGGTACCTATGCGGGCACGCAAACGCCTGTTGCGCAGGGTATGGTCGCATTCCGGTCTGGCCTGTCCTATACGTGGCATAATATTGAAATGAACCGGGGAATTTCCTTTGCGGACTTCGATGACAGGCTGTCGGCTGATTACAATGCCGGAAGCTTTCAGGTGTTTGGTGAGATGGGCTATAAGCTTCCGCTTACGGAAAAGGCGAGTTTTGAGCCCTATGTAAATTTTGCTTATGTTAGCCTGAAGACAGATTCGTTCTCAGAAACGAGCACTCAAGGCGCAGGGCTGAACGTCGAAGAAAATTCGATGAGCACCACGCTCTCGACCTTTGGCTTTCGTGCGACAGCAACGTTAAACGAGAAGGTTATTCCAGTCAAAGCAAGGGCAGATATTGGATGGCGCTATGCCTTTGGCGATGATAAACCGACATCTGCTGCAAACTTTGCTGGCTCCGATGGTTTTATCGTTGGAGGAGCCAGCATTGGCAAGGATACGGCATTGGTTGCGGGTGGTTTTGATTTTAAACTAAGCGAAGCAGCTTTGTTAAATGTCTCTTATCAAGGACAGTTTGGCTCAGGTCTGACGCAAAACGGCGTTGACGCCAATCTGCGCGTGAGGTTTTAA